Proteins co-encoded in one Brassica oleracea var. oleracea cultivar TO1000 chromosome C4, BOL, whole genome shotgun sequence genomic window:
- the LOC106339208 gene encoding uncharacterized protein LOC106339208 has product MSLDEEEPLTLPDDPKFRVFDKNETSLLGRLLNPDCQSMERMIEYMPTAWRVYGRVRGIALSRDRFQFVFQREEDLQTVLKDRPWSYNHWAMVLERWTANPPEDFLQSMMIWIRIRHIPVNFFTSETMYKLASEVGMVEEIAYDPKISHTKDYIRALVIFNTNNPAKASRKLTVEGGTVSIEFEYEKIHKRCFHCLCLTHEKMRCPLLKRGVYKAPKSSDVPRVNQGGPIINEPPASPPGFPLMFPEQSAADRKMAMLYISHSDPTERLARIERVKQGISENMAASSVHLTRITKEFDKGKGHVFSYTELLESQQCGNSSQGVAPLQIRDKSDEDTESSASKFSTRSAPIVPSGFQLGPSLEGRVTGNLGANKAQRRRPPSWKRRAASGSLKSPVSTSTPQNTELAQSSKQKAGFLTVSSENKNQKMDEFHAKFLK; this is encoded by the coding sequence ATGTCGCTTGACGAGGAGGAGCCTCTTACCCTCCCCGATGACCCAAAATTCAGAGTCTTCGATAAAAACGAAACGAGTCTTCTAGGCCGTCTTTTGAATCCGGATTGTCAATCCATGGAAAGGATGATCGAGTACATGCCAACGGCTTGGAGGGTGTATGGTCGGGTTCGGGGTATTGCTCTCTCTCGAGATAGGTTCCAGTTTGTGTTTCAAAGAGAAGAGGACTTACAGACGGTCTTGAAGGATAGGCCGTGGTCTTATAATCACTGGGCCATGGTCTTAGAAAGATGGACTGCCAACCCCCCGGAGGACTTCCTTCAGTCCATGATGATCTGGATACGTATCAGGCACATCCCGGTGAATTTTTTCACCTCTGAGACCATGTATAAGCTCGCCTCAGAAGTTGGAATGGTGGAAGAAATTGCTTATGACCCAAAAATCTCACATACGAAGGACTACATAAGAGCGTTGGTGATATTCAATACAAACAACCCAGCAAAAGCCTCTCGCAAACTCACTGTTGAAGGAGGAACGGTGTCTATTGAATTCGAGTATGAGAAGATCCATAAGCGTTGTTTCCATTGTCTCTGTTTGACTCACGAGAAAATGAGATGCCCTCTGCTCAAGAGAGGAGTTTACAAAGCTCCCAAGTCTTCGGATGTTCCTCGTGTGAACCAGGGAGGTCCGATCATTAATGAACCACCTGCTAGTCCTCCAGGGTTTCCATTGATGTTTCCAGAGCAGTCGGCTGCGGACCGCAAAATGGCAATGCTATACATTTCTCACTCTGACCCTACTGAACGCCTAGCTCGTATTGAACGTGTTAAACAAGGTATCTCAGAGAATATGGCGGCCTCATCTGTCCATTTGACACGCATCACTAAGGAGTTTGATAAAGGAAAAGGGCATGTCTTCTCTTACACTGAACTTCTAGAATCACAACAGTGTGGGAACTCATCCCAGGGTGTGGCTCCCCTCCAGATCAGAGACAAGAGTGACGAGGATACAGAATCTTCGGCGTCTAAATTCTCAACTCGTTCCGCACCGATAGTTCCTTCGGGTTTTCAGCTTGGCCCTTCTTTGGAGGGGCGAGTCACCGGGAACTTAGGGGCGAACAAGGCACAAAGAAGACGTCCTCCGTCATGGAAGAGGAGAGCTGCAAGCGGTTCCTTGAAATCACCTGTTTCTACATCTACACCACAGAACACGGAGCTGGCTCAGAGCTCGAAACAGAAGGCAGGCTTCCTTACCGTTTCATCAGAGAACAAAAACCAAAAAATGGACGAGTTTCATGCAAAATTTTTGAAATAA
- the LOC106337693 gene encoding uncharacterized protein LOC106337693 isoform X2, which translates to MRANLGSLVAKAYRVRQGRTFSSSSSSSTTNPINYKGDISIYEYLFSRGLVSFIGFGVASCITGDSVSKFDEELKAIDKDAVEFLEKRGKLPSGSLDAMYKS; encoded by the exons ATGAGGGCGAACCTGGGATCTTTGGTCGCGAAG GCTTACCGCGTTCGTCAAGGCCGTACTTTCTCCTCCTCCTCCTCCTCCTCCACTACCAATCCTATCAACTACAAAG GCGATATTTCTATTTACGAATACCTCTTCAGTCGAGGTCTGGTATCGTTCATCGGGTTCGGCGTAG CTTCTTGCATTACGGGCGACTCTGTTTCCAAATTCGATGAAGAGCTGAAAGCG ATTGACAAGGATGCTGTGGAATTCTTGGAGAAGAGGGGAAAGCTGCCATCTGGTTCTTTGGACGCTATGTACAAATCCTAA
- the LOC106337693 gene encoding uncharacterized protein LOC106337693 isoform X1, which produces MRANLRSLVAKAYRVRQGRTFSSSSSSSTTNPINYKGDISIYEYLFSRGLVSFIGFGVASCITGDSVSKFDEELKAIDKDAVEFLEKRGKLPSGSLDAMYKS; this is translated from the exons ATGAGGGCGAACCTGAGATCTTTGGTCGCGAAG GCTTACCGCGTTCGTCAAGGCCGTACTTTCTCCTCCTCCTCCTCCTCCTCCACTACCAATCCTATCAACTACAAAG GCGATATTTCTATTTACGAATACCTCTTCAGTCGAGGTCTGGTATCGTTCATCGGGTTCGGCGTAG CTTCTTGCATTACGGGCGACTCTGTTTCCAAATTCGATGAAGAGCTGAAAGCG ATTGACAAGGATGCTGTGGAATTCTTGGAGAAGAGGGGAAAGCTGCCATCTGGTTCTTTGGACGCTATGTACAAATCCTAA
- the LOC106337693 gene encoding uncharacterized protein LOC106337693 isoform X3, which translates to MRANLGSLVAKAYRVRQGRTFSSSSSSATNPIDNKGKRSVINTVNNLSNMVAWFTAGYVFKFGWEASALYKSKRKSDKLWEEYRRELERYHEERKAEP; encoded by the exons ATGAGGGCGAACCTGGGATCTTTGGTCGCGAAG GCTTACCGCGTTCGTCAAGGCCGTACTTTCTCTTCCTCTTCTTCCTCTGCTACCAATCCTATCGACAACAAAG GAAAAAGATCGGTCATCAACACAGTCAATAATTTAAGTAATATGGTCGCCTGGTTTACTGCTGGATATGTGTTTAAATTTGGTTGGG AAGCGTCGGCCTTATACAAATCCAAGCGAAAGTCGGATAAGTTGTGGGAAGAATATAGACGCGAGTTAGAACGTTATCATGAGGAAAGG AAGGCAGAACCGTAG
- the LOC106337693 gene encoding uncharacterized protein LOC106337693 isoform X4 produces the protein MRANLGSLVAKAYRVRQGRTFSSSSSSATNPIDNKGKRSVINTVNNLSNMVAWFTAGYVFKFGWEASALYKSKRKSDKLWEEYRRELERYHEERAEP, from the exons ATGAGGGCGAACCTGGGATCTTTGGTCGCGAAG GCTTACCGCGTTCGTCAAGGCCGTACTTTCTCTTCCTCTTCTTCCTCTGCTACCAATCCTATCGACAACAAAG GAAAAAGATCGGTCATCAACACAGTCAATAATTTAAGTAATATGGTCGCCTGGTTTACTGCTGGATATGTGTTTAAATTTGGTTGGG AAGCGTCGGCCTTATACAAATCCAAGCGAAAGTCGGATAAGTTGTGGGAAGAATATAGACGCGAGTTAGAACGTTATCATGAGGAAAGG GCAGAACCGTAG